Proteins found in one Choloepus didactylus isolate mChoDid1 chromosome 3, mChoDid1.pri, whole genome shotgun sequence genomic segment:
- the CCNI gene encoding cyclin-I isoform X2, whose product MTSRHHCEAYSSAGEEEEEEEEKNVSPSQRDEVIQWLAKLKYQFNLYPETFALASSLLDRFLATVKAHPKYLSCIAISCFFLAAKTVEEDERIPVLKVLARDSFCGCSSSEILRMERIILDKLNWDLHTATPLDFLHIFHAIAVSTRPQLLFSLPKLSPSQHLAALTKQLLKCMACNQLLQFKGSMLALAMVSLEMEKLIPDWLSLTIELLQKAQMDSSQLIHCREFVAHHLSTLQSSLPLNSVYVYHPLKHTLVTCDKGVFRLHPSSVPGPDFSKDNSKPEVPVRSTAAFCHHLPAASGCKHTSAKRKVEEMEVDDFYDGIKRLYNEDSASENVGSVCGTDLSRQEGHGSPCPPLQPVSVM is encoded by the exons AATGTTTCCCCATCCCAGAGAGATGAAGTGATTCAGTGGTTGGCCAAACTCAAGTACCAATTCAACCTTTACCCAGAAACGTTTGCCCTGGCTAGCAGTCTTTTGGACAGGTTTTTAGCTACTGTAAag GCTCACCCAAAATACTTGAGTTGTATTGCAATCAGCTGTTTTTTCCTAGCTGCCAAGACTGTTGAGGAGGATGAG AGAATTCCAGTACTGAAGGTATTGGCAAGAGACAGTTTCTGTGGATGTTCTTCCTCTGAAATTCTGAGAATGGAGAGAATTATTCTGGATAAGCTGAATTGGGATCTTCACACAGCTACACCATTGGATTTTCTTCACATT TTCCATGCCATTGCAGTGTCAACTAGGCCTCAGTTACTCTTCAGTTTGCCCAAACTGAGCCCATCCCAACATTTGGCGGCCCTTACCAAGCAACTACTTAAGTGTATGGCCTGCAATCAACTTTTGCAGTTCAAAGGATCTATGCTTGCTCTGGCCATGGTTAGTTTGGAAATGGAGAAACTTATTCCTGATTGGCTCTCTCTTACAATTGAATTGCTTCAGAAAGCACAG aTGGATAGCTCCCAGTTGATCCACTGTCGGGAGTTTGTGGCACATCACCTTTCTACTCTGCAGTCTTCTCTGCCTCTAAATTCCGTTTATGTCTACCATCCCCTCAAGCACACCCTGGTGACCTGTGACAAAGGAGTGTTCAGATTACATCCCTCCTCTGTCCCAGGCCCAGACTTCTCCAAGGACAACAGCAAACCAGAAGTGCCAGTCAGAAGTACAGCAGCCTTCTGCCATCATCTCCCAGCTGCCAGTGGGTGCAAACATACCTCTGCTAAACGCAAAGTAGAGGAAATGGAAGTGGATGATTTCTATGATGGAATCAAGCGGCTCTATAATGAAGATAGTGCTTCAGAAAACGTGGGTTCTGTGTGTGGCACTGATTTATCAAGGCAAGAGGGACATGGTTCCCCTTGCCCACCTCTGCAACCTGTTTCTGTCATGTAG
- the CCNI gene encoding cyclin-I isoform X1 produces MKFPGSLENQRLSFLLEKAISREAQMWKVNVPKTPTNQNVSPSQRDEVIQWLAKLKYQFNLYPETFALASSLLDRFLATVKAHPKYLSCIAISCFFLAAKTVEEDERIPVLKVLARDSFCGCSSSEILRMERIILDKLNWDLHTATPLDFLHIFHAIAVSTRPQLLFSLPKLSPSQHLAALTKQLLKCMACNQLLQFKGSMLALAMVSLEMEKLIPDWLSLTIELLQKAQMDSSQLIHCREFVAHHLSTLQSSLPLNSVYVYHPLKHTLVTCDKGVFRLHPSSVPGPDFSKDNSKPEVPVRSTAAFCHHLPAASGCKHTSAKRKVEEMEVDDFYDGIKRLYNEDSASENVGSVCGTDLSRQEGHGSPCPPLQPVSVM; encoded by the exons ATGAAGTTTCCAGGATCTTTGGAAAACCAGAGATTGTCTTTCCTGTTGGAAAAGGCAATCTCTAGGGAAGCCCAGATGTGGAAGGTGAATGTGCCCAAAACGCCTACAAATCAG AATGTTTCCCCATCCCAGAGAGATGAAGTGATTCAGTGGTTGGCCAAACTCAAGTACCAATTCAACCTTTACCCAGAAACGTTTGCCCTGGCTAGCAGTCTTTTGGACAGGTTTTTAGCTACTGTAAag GCTCACCCAAAATACTTGAGTTGTATTGCAATCAGCTGTTTTTTCCTAGCTGCCAAGACTGTTGAGGAGGATGAG AGAATTCCAGTACTGAAGGTATTGGCAAGAGACAGTTTCTGTGGATGTTCTTCCTCTGAAATTCTGAGAATGGAGAGAATTATTCTGGATAAGCTGAATTGGGATCTTCACACAGCTACACCATTGGATTTTCTTCACATT TTCCATGCCATTGCAGTGTCAACTAGGCCTCAGTTACTCTTCAGTTTGCCCAAACTGAGCCCATCCCAACATTTGGCGGCCCTTACCAAGCAACTACTTAAGTGTATGGCCTGCAATCAACTTTTGCAGTTCAAAGGATCTATGCTTGCTCTGGCCATGGTTAGTTTGGAAATGGAGAAACTTATTCCTGATTGGCTCTCTCTTACAATTGAATTGCTTCAGAAAGCACAG aTGGATAGCTCCCAGTTGATCCACTGTCGGGAGTTTGTGGCACATCACCTTTCTACTCTGCAGTCTTCTCTGCCTCTAAATTCCGTTTATGTCTACCATCCCCTCAAGCACACCCTGGTGACCTGTGACAAAGGAGTGTTCAGATTACATCCCTCCTCTGTCCCAGGCCCAGACTTCTCCAAGGACAACAGCAAACCAGAAGTGCCAGTCAGAAGTACAGCAGCCTTCTGCCATCATCTCCCAGCTGCCAGTGGGTGCAAACATACCTCTGCTAAACGCAAAGTAGAGGAAATGGAAGTGGATGATTTCTATGATGGAATCAAGCGGCTCTATAATGAAGATAGTGCTTCAGAAAACGTGGGTTCTGTGTGTGGCACTGATTTATCAAGGCAAGAGGGACATGGTTCCCCTTGCCCACCTCTGCAACCTGTTTCTGTCATGTAG